In Alteromonas macleodii, the sequence TTGTCCGTCTTTATAGCTCTCTCTTAGCCACTTTTCCTTTGCTTTATCGCTTTGCGCTAGTTTTAAAATGTCTAACCCTTTGGCCCTATCAAAAGCCAACACTTTAAGCCCAAGTGCATAAAGCAACTGGTCGCGATAGAAACTGGCTGACACACCTTCTGTAGCAGGGAAATCACTTTCCGCTAAGGCAAGTAACATATCATTGTTATAAAAGGCTAGCTGGCTATAGTGGTTGGCGTAAAACCAAGCGGCTTGCGCATCGCTTTTACTTTCAAAGCGTGCAGTATCGGTTACCGAATCGGAGCGGGTTCTCATTACACCGAGATCGCGCATAGAAAACTGATTCAGACGGCTTTTGGTATTACCGAAATAGATAAACAGCAAATAGCGAAGCGCATTATCAAACAAACACATCAAATAGTTATTTAGCGAAAAGCTCTCTGGCCAGCCTCTAGCACCGATATGTTCATTAAGTAACGTCACAAGTTTGGGCTTAGTGAGAGACGCCAGCCCCTGCGTACTGCCGTATTCAGCAAGAAGCGCCAACAACGCGTCTTTGGTTAGAACGCTGGCGATATCATTAAGCGACGCGTTCGAAAGGTCGCCAAACCACCCGCTATCAATGAGACAATCTATTTGTGCTTGCGGCTCGGTTATTTCGCCGTAGTTAAACTGGGTTCTGTCAATAACCGCATACTTGCGATTTGCAGCGCGTACCACAATACATTTTTTGTCATCGTCTAATGCGTTAAAACGCTCGACAAAATCAGCTGCCTCATCACTCAAAAGCATGCTGTTCGCACCTTCAAAGAACTTAAGGAACTCGTGAAAATGTGTGAGGTAATAACGTGGCGGTAAATCTTTTCGCATGAGGTATCTTTGGCTATGAAAACACCAATAGTGTATATTTATACAGCCTAGTTAATCAAATTAAATCCATATCGAATGTATTTAAAGTCTACTGGCCGGTATTAGACCAAGCCATTTATTAAACACGAACTCTCTGTTTAGACACCCACTGAAAGAACGTTGAAAGCTGCTCGTCATTTAGTAAACGTTGTAAATTGAAGTAGTGCTTGGCCAATGTCATCTCATCATAAAAGCGATGTATGCCGCTATGACATTGCCTACAAATATAAATACCGTCCTGCAGTTCGGCTTTGCTGAAGTGCTTTTTGAAATAGGTGCGCCGATGCATTTTTTTTGGAATAAGGTGGTGATAAGTAAGGCGCGTCTCTCTGTTACAACACGGGCATTTTCCTACTTTATTTGCCACACCATCACCTCTATTCATTCACCTTGCTGCTGTTTATTCGGGCTAATTATTAAGCCTTTCATTTAATAATGGCTATTGCGATTGCCTCAGCGCGTTTTTTTCATAAACAACGGGGTATTTTGCTAAAGAAAATCCACTCGTCTTAGCATTACGTAATAAACACTATTCGTGATTAACAAGGCAATGAAATATGAGCTTAACCCGTTCCATGGGCTTCTCCTGCCCTTACTGTATGGCGCCTAACGACGTTGAGATAGATGAGGTTAACGATGTAGGTCAAGTCCAAGTACTCGACTGTCAGGTGTGCTGCCAACCTATAGAGTTGACCGCTTATCAGCATGGTGACGACATTCAAATTGAGGCAGAACGAGAAAATGACTAAGCAGTTTACACGCAGCGATATAGATGCGCTTGCACAGCGATATCGAGCTAATCTAGTCAATAGCTTGTCTGGCTTTAAGTCGGCTACGTTAGTGGGTACCACAAACGGAAACACCAACAATTTAGCCATTGTAAGCTCTATCGTTCATGTGGGTGCTAACCCGCCACTTATAGGCATGATAATGCGCCCACATACTGTGGTACGAGATACCCTTAGCAATATAAAGCAACAGGGCTTTTACACGCTAAATCACGTGTCGACTGATTGGCTAGACAAAGCGCACCAAACGTCTGCTCGCTACGCTCCAGATGAGAGCGAATTTGAAGCAGTGGGTTTAACGCCGCAGTTTAGCGAGTCATTTAGTGCTCCGTTTGTTAAAGAAAGTGAAATCAAGATGGGCTTAAAGGTGGCGCAACATTTAAAACTGCTTAACGAAACCGAAATGGTTATTGGAGAAATTCAAGAGCTTCATATGCCAGAGAACATTATTGATGCAGATGGATACGCCGATATAGAAAAAGCAAACACTGCCTGCATTTCTGGTTTAGATAGCTATCATAGCACTACGCGTGTTGCACAATTTGCCTACGCCAAACCCGGAGTCCCCCTAGCTAAAAAATGAACTTTTAGCAGATAGAAGGGTCTGATAATTACAATCAGGTATTATTACTCTGAAGTTTATTTAATCTAGATCAAGTGAAAATAAGACATTTCGTTCGATCTTTTTTCAAAAAGAGATAGTATTTAAACATTACACAAAACCTGCCTCATTGGGCAGGTTTTTGCGTTTAAGGTACTGAATAAAAAAGAATCATTATCGTTTCTATCTCTTAAGGAGAATGTTATGAAATCTGTAAATCGCCGTGACTTTTTAAAACTGTCTGGCTCTACAGTTATCGGTCTTACATTAGGTGGTGTAGCGTTACGTGCACAAGCTCAAGAACAATTGAGCGCTGATGACCCAACTGCGAAAGCATTAAACTACACACCGTCTTCAACCGTTGAAGGTGCAAAATGTGCAAACTGCATGTACGTGCAGGGT encodes:
- a CDS encoding CPXCG motif-containing cysteine-rich protein; protein product: MSLTRSMGFSCPYCMAPNDVEIDEVNDVGQVQVLDCQVCCQPIELTAYQHGDDIQIEAEREND
- a CDS encoding flavin reductase family protein, giving the protein MTKQFTRSDIDALAQRYRANLVNSLSGFKSATLVGTTNGNTNNLAIVSSIVHVGANPPLIGMIMRPHTVVRDTLSNIKQQGFYTLNHVSTDWLDKAHQTSARYAPDESEFEAVGLTPQFSESFSAPFVKESEIKMGLKVAQHLKLLNETEMVIGEIQELHMPENIIDADGYADIEKANTACISGLDSYHSTTRVAQFAYAKPGVPLAKK
- a CDS encoding high-potential iron-sulfur protein, whose product is MKSVNRRDFLKLSGSTVIGLTLGGVALRAQAQEQLSADDPTAKALNYTPSSTVEGAKCANCMYVQGADGEQYRPCNIFPNKLVNADGWCSAWVKKPG